The Bacteroidales bacterium genome includes a region encoding these proteins:
- a CDS encoding ATP-grasp domain-containing protein, whose translation MENTFKNKRVFISGGNGVIGNELVKILHGQDAIIFVGDLKPRPIEWPQNIIYRQGDLNYITKEELEDFKPEIFFHLAATFERSTETYNFWDENFQHNINLSHHLMTLLKPLESLKRVVFASSYLIYEPSLYQFREPQQTPFELSEQHPINPRNLTGMAKLAHEIELNFLSQFQETKFSTVSVRIFRGYGRNSRDVISRWIRSLINKETIYLYKKEGIFDYIYAKDTAEGLARLALSDYNGIVNLGTGKSRKVEDIISILKNYFPDAQIIEKNENIPFEASQANISKLVKITNWKPKYTLEKSIPEIIEFEKQRNGIYDESKTPVCNVLITSISKKVPLVQSVKDATQKINKLIKVFGGDVDKNCIAKYFVDDFWEMPKIDTLGIEEVINYCKQNNITAIIPTRDGELAYWSKNKNILKNNGINVMVSDFETVNICIDKLMFYNILSNKYPIIFTTDNINNLKNHKIVVKERYGAGSQNIAINVSFEDALNHSKKLINPIFQPYIEGEEFSVDVYISNKNICKGVVLRKRDLIVNGESQITTTFKNEEIETLFKKLSYDLNLFGHAVYQAIIDKNKNIHIIECNCRFGGASTLSLAVGIDTFYWFLLESNGVDITEYYSKISNAKATQIRYNKDYIFFMK comes from the coding sequence ATGGAAAACACATTTAAAAACAAAAGAGTATTTATAAGTGGCGGTAATGGAGTTATTGGTAATGAATTAGTTAAAATTTTACACGGTCAAGATGCTATAATATTTGTTGGTGATCTTAAACCTCGCCCCATTGAATGGCCACAAAACATCATATATCGACAAGGAGATTTAAACTACATTACGAAAGAAGAATTAGAAGACTTTAAACCTGAAATTTTTTTTCATTTAGCTGCAACTTTTGAACGCTCAACCGAAACTTATAATTTTTGGGATGAAAATTTTCAACATAATATTAATTTAAGTCATCATTTAATGACTTTATTAAAACCCCTGGAATCATTAAAAAGAGTTGTATTTGCTTCTTCTTATTTAATTTATGAACCATCACTTTATCAGTTTAGAGAACCACAGCAAACTCCTTTTGAACTAAGCGAACAACACCCTATTAATCCAAGAAATTTAACTGGAATGGCTAAATTAGCTCACGAAATTGAATTGAACTTTTTATCTCAATTTCAAGAAACTAAATTTTCTACAGTCAGTGTTAGAATATTTAGAGGATATGGTAGAAATTCTCGCGATGTAATATCAAGATGGATTAGATCACTCATTAATAAAGAAACCATTTACTTGTATAAAAAAGAAGGTATTTTCGACTACATTTACGCAAAAGATACTGCAGAAGGGTTAGCTCGACTTGCATTATCAGATTATAATGGTATAGTAAACCTCGGAACCGGAAAATCACGTAAAGTTGAAGATATAATATCCATATTAAAAAATTATTTCCCTGATGCTCAAATTATTGAAAAAAATGAAAACATCCCTTTCGAAGCCTCACAAGCAAATATCTCAAAATTAGTTAAAATAACAAATTGGAAACCGAAATACACACTCGAAAAAAGCATTCCTGAAATAATTGAATTTGAAAAACAAAGAAATGGAATATACGATGAGTCTAAAACTCCTGTTTGCAATGTTTTAATAACTAGTATTTCAAAAAAAGTTCCGCTTGTTCAAAGTGTAAAAGACGCCACTCAAAAAATCAACAAATTAATAAAAGTATTTGGTGGTGATGTTGATAAAAATTGCATAGCAAAATATTTTGTTGATGATTTTTGGGAAATGCCCAAAATTGATACTCTTGGTATTGAAGAAGTTATAAACTATTGCAAACAAAATAATATTACTGCAATTATTCCTACCAGAGATGGAGAATTAGCCTACTGGAGTAAAAACAAAAACATTTTAAAAAATAATGGCATTAATGTAATGGTATCTGACTTTGAGACTGTTAATATTTGTATTGACAAATTAATGTTTTACAATATATTATCAAATAAGTATCCGATAATATTTACAACTGATAATATTAACAATTTAAAGAATCATAAAATTGTTGTAAAAGAACGTTATGGAGCAGGTTCTCAAAATATTGCAATAAATGTAAGTTTTGAAGACGCACTAAATCATTCAAAAAAACTAATTAACCCTATTTTTCAACCTTACATAGAAGGAGAAGAATTTAGTGTTGATGTTTACATATCTAATAAAAATATTTGTAAAGGTGTTGTTTTAAGGAAAAGAGATTTGATTGTTAATGGCGAATCGCAAATTACAACTACATTTAAAAACGAAGAAATCGAAACACTCTTCAAAAAATTAAGTTATGATTTGAATTTATTCGGTCATGCTGTTTATCAAGCAATTATTGACAAAAATAAAAATATTCATATAATTGAATGTAATTGTAGATTTGGTGGTGCTTCAACATTATCATTAGCAGTAGGTATAGATACATTTTATTGGTTTTTATTAGAATCAAATGGTGTTGATATAACTGAATACTATTCAAAAATTTCAAATGCAAAAGCTACACAAATAAGATATAACAAAGATTATATATTTTTTATGAAATAA
- a CDS encoding GNAT family N-acetyltransferase, producing MEYICLSRSYYNLNEYSISPYRAEDMFLIMNWRNEQIAVLRQNKLLTKDEQIQYYHNYIEPSFSQITPKQILFSYLLKDTCIGYGGLTNLDWENKKAELSFLLETQRTKNDTIYKKDFSIFITLMKTICFEELNFNKLFTETYEFRKYHISILEENGFIYEGTLRQNVLFENKFINSHIHSIISQDYGKHI from the coding sequence ATGGAATATATTTGTTTAAGTAGGTCTTATTATAATTTAAATGAATATTCTATTTCTCCTTATAGAGCAGAAGACATGTTTTTAATAATGAATTGGAGAAATGAACAAATTGCTGTATTAAGACAAAATAAATTACTTACTAAAGATGAACAAATACAATATTATCATAACTATATTGAACCCTCTTTTTCACAAATAACTCCAAAACAAATTTTATTTAGTTATTTATTAAAAGACACTTGCATTGGATATGGCGGGTTAACGAATTTAGACTGGGAAAATAAAAAAGCCGAATTATCTTTTTTATTAGAAACTCAAAGAACTAAAAATGATACAATCTATAAAAAAGATTTTTCAATATTTATTACTTTAATGAAAACAATTTGTTTTGAAGAACTTAACTTTAACAAATTATTTACAGAAACCTACGAATTTAGAAAATACCATATATCAATTCTTGAAGAAAATGGTTTTATTTATGAAGGAACTTTAAGACAAAATGTTTTATTCGAAAACAAGTTTATAAATTCACATATACATAGTATAATAAGTCAAGATTATGGAAAACACATTTAA
- a CDS encoding class I SAM-dependent methyltransferase has protein sequence MDKNIDIIKNDFGFFEVKNKPTKEDLNNYYKNKYYQFDKGNYQKKYSNEEMNYINNSIELKLHAIKKIVNLPQKFSLLDVGCGEGWVLNYFSQLSQNIIGIDFSISGIKNHNKHCEKFFIEGDIEEIIANFKKKNRTFDIIWLDNVLEHVLSPVDLLNNLYSLSHKNTILVIEVPNDFSILQNYAYENKFIDSQFWIVYPDHLSYFNKEGLINITNYCNWSKELLISDFPIDFNLLNNTSNYISDKTKGKDAHLQRILIQNLMFNTKNMDSIIQFYSSLANLGLGRQIIGFFKAK, from the coding sequence ATGGATAAAAATATTGATATAATAAAGAACGATTTTGGTTTTTTTGAAGTAAAAAATAAACCAACAAAAGAAGATTTGAATAATTATTATAAAAATAAATATTATCAATTTGATAAAGGTAATTATCAAAAAAAATATTCTAATGAAGAAATGAATTATATAAACAATAGTATCGAATTAAAATTGCATGCTATTAAAAAAATTGTTAATCTACCTCAAAAATTTTCTTTATTAGATGTTGGGTGTGGAGAAGGATGGGTACTAAACTATTTTAGCCAATTAAGTCAAAATATAATAGGGATTGATTTTTCAATATCTGGAATAAAAAATCATAATAAGCATTGTGAAAAGTTTTTCATTGAAGGAGACATTGAGGAAATTATTGCTAACTTTAAGAAAAAAAACAGAACTTTTGATATTATTTGGCTTGATAATGTATTAGAACATGTATTATCACCAGTAGATCTTTTAAATAATTTATATTCATTAAGCCATAAAAACACTATTTTAGTAATTGAAGTGCCCAACGATTTTTCAATACTTCAAAATTATGCCTATGAAAATAAATTTATTGATTCTCAATTTTGGATTGTATATCCCGATCATCTTTCGTATTTTAATAAGGAAGGATTAATTAATATTACTAATTATTGTAACTGGTCAAAAGAATTACTCATAAGTGATTTCCCTATTGATTTTAATTTGCTAAACAATACCTCAAATTATATATCTGATAAAACTAAAGGTAAGGACGCTCATTTGCAAAGAATATTGATACAAAATTTAATGTTTAACACAAAAAACATGGATTCTATTATACAATTTTATTCTTCATTAGCGAACTTAGGATTAGGTAGGCAAATAATAGGTTTTTTTAAAGCTAAATAA
- the pseF gene encoding pseudaminic acid cytidylyltransferase, whose protein sequence is MNNIAIIPARGGSKRIPRKNIKPFLGKPIIAYSIEAAQQTGLFTEIMVSTDDTEIAQIAKQYGAQVPFFRSPQTANDYANIGDVVEEVLITYKNKGITFDNVCCILATAPFINAKRIKEAYDLMLHQSFEAVFPIVRFSYPIQRALKLSNGKVSMFQPENFTKRSQDLEPAYHDSGQFYWMRVSEFMKQKRFFAQNAGAIILPESEVQDIDTEEDWKIAEMKYRILKNG, encoded by the coding sequence ATGAATAATATTGCCATTATACCAGCAAGAGGAGGAAGTAAACGCATCCCTCGAAAAAACATTAAACCTTTTCTGGGTAAACCCATTATCGCCTATTCCATTGAGGCGGCTCAACAAACAGGTCTATTCACAGAAATCATGGTCTCGACCGATGATACCGAAATTGCACAAATAGCAAAGCAATATGGTGCTCAAGTGCCTTTCTTTCGATCACCCCAAACGGCTAACGATTATGCCAATATTGGCGATGTAGTTGAAGAGGTGCTAATCACTTACAAAAATAAGGGAATTACATTCGATAATGTATGCTGTATATTGGCAACCGCTCCGTTTATAAATGCTAAACGCATAAAAGAAGCATACGATTTAATGCTCCATCAATCGTTTGAAGCGGTTTTCCCTATTGTACGTTTTTCGTACCCCATCCAGCGTGCACTAAAACTATCTAATGGCAAAGTTTCGATGTTTCAGCCCGAGAACTTCACTAAACGCTCGCAAGACCTTGAACCAGCCTACCACGATAGCGGACAATTTTACTGGATGCGTGTATCCGAGTTCATGAAACAAAAACGCTTCTTTGCACAAAACGCCGGAGCCATTATCCTCCCCGAAAGCGAAGTGCAAGACATCGACACCGAAGAAGACTGGAAAATAGCTGAAATGAAATATAGAATTTTAAAAAATGGATAA
- a CDS encoding GDP-L-fucose synthase, whose amino-acid sequence MEKHEKIYVAGHRGMVGSAIVRKLQALGYNNIITASHQELDLLQQQQVERFFKTQKPDYVFVAAAKVGGILANNTYKAQFLYENLMIAANTIHAAYLAGVKKLMFLGSSCIYPKFAPQPMKEEYLLTGELEPTNEGYAIAKIAGLKLCDTYRYQYGCDFISVMPTNLYGLNDNYHPENSHVLPALIRRFHEAKIKQAPEVVVWGTGSPKREFLFADDLADACVFLMQNYSDYGWVNIGSGEEVSIAELAQLVKEVVGYQGKLTFDTTKPDGTPRKLLDVSKLHSLGWRHKTPLRQGIAIAYNDFLAQKHE is encoded by the coding sequence ATGGAAAAACACGAAAAAATATATGTCGCCGGACACCGTGGCATGGTTGGAAGTGCTATTGTCAGAAAATTACAAGCATTAGGTTATAATAATATCATTACCGCAAGCCATCAAGAACTTGATTTGCTTCAACAACAACAAGTTGAGCGTTTTTTTAAAACCCAAAAGCCCGACTATGTTTTTGTTGCAGCGGCTAAAGTTGGAGGCATTTTAGCCAATAATACTTACAAAGCTCAATTCTTATACGAAAATTTAATGATAGCTGCCAATACCATACATGCAGCTTATCTTGCGGGAGTTAAAAAGTTAATGTTTCTCGGCTCTTCGTGCATTTATCCTAAATTTGCCCCGCAACCTATGAAAGAAGAATACCTACTCACCGGCGAACTCGAACCCACCAACGAAGGATATGCCATTGCCAAAATAGCCGGACTAAAATTGTGCGACACATATCGTTATCAATATGGTTGCGACTTTATTAGTGTTATGCCTACTAACTTATACGGTTTAAACGACAATTATCATCCCGAAAACTCGCATGTTTTGCCGGCACTTATACGTCGCTTTCACGAAGCTAAAATAAAGCAAGCCCCCGAAGTTGTGGTTTGGGGCACCGGTTCGCCCAAGCGTGAGTTTCTTTTTGCCGACGATTTAGCCGATGCCTGTGTATTTCTAATGCAAAATTATAGTGATTACGGTTGGGTAAATATTGGTAGCGGCGAAGAAGTTAGCATTGCCGAACTCGCACAATTGGTTAAAGAAGTTGTGGGCTATCAAGGTAAACTCACCTTCGATACAACTAAACCCGACGGCACTCCCCGTAAGCTTTTAGATGTATCTAAGCTTCATAGCTTGGGGTGGAGACACAAAACTCCATTGCGTCAAGGAATTGCCATCGCATACAACGATTTTTTAGCCCAAAAACATGAATAA
- a CDS encoding UpxY family transcription antiterminator: MKIFSNFTATLKVKTMAEWHTLYVRSRFEKKVFTALTEKGIEAYLPLQKTLRQWKDRKKWVQEPLFRSYCFVRVTPKTYHECLFISGVVKYVWFDGKPAIISPEEMDMIKAITSSSYSFNSYPTPIEIGQKVKVTKGIFSGYEGEVIELKGKHKVLFRITELPVSLVVQIPKNYLQVL; this comes from the coding sequence ATGAAAATTTTCAGTAATTTTACTGCAACTTTAAAAGTTAAAACAATGGCAGAGTGGCACACTTTGTATGTGCGTTCGAGATTTGAAAAAAAAGTATTTACAGCTCTAACCGAAAAAGGAATAGAAGCTTATTTGCCATTGCAAAAAACACTTCGCCAATGGAAAGACCGTAAAAAATGGGTACAAGAGCCTCTATTTCGTTCCTATTGTTTTGTTCGTGTTACCCCTAAGACTTATCATGAGTGTCTTTTCATATCCGGAGTTGTTAAATATGTTTGGTTCGATGGCAAACCTGCCATTATAAGTCCCGAAGAAATGGATATGATCAAGGCTATTACAAGTTCTTCGTACTCTTTTAACTCTTACCCCACTCCTATCGAAATTGGTCAAAAAGTAAAAGTTACAAAAGGCATTTTTTCGGGCTACGAAGGCGAAGTAATTGAGTTGAAAGGTAAGCACAAGGTTTTATTTAGGATTACCGAACTACCTGTTTCGTTGGTGGTTCAAATACCTAAAAATTACCTGCAAGTGCTTTAA
- the fabD gene encoding ACP S-malonyltransferase: MKAYVFPGQGAQFPGMGKDLYENHSLAKELFEKANEILGFRITDIMFNGTEEELKQTKVTQPAIFLHSVILAKTMGDAFKPEMVAGHSLGEFSALVAADAMTFEDGLQLVAARAMAMQKACEKEPSTMAAILGMDDAVVEEVCASIDDVVVPANYNSPGQLVISGSISGIDKAIAALQQRGAKRALKLVVGGAFHSPLMEPARVELAAAIEKTNIKVPICPIYQNVTALPETQPEKIKANLIAQLTAPVRWTQTIQNMIKDGATSFTEVGPGQVLQGLIKKIDRNAVIA; the protein is encoded by the coding sequence ATGAAAGCTTATGTATTTCCTGGTCAAGGTGCACAATTTCCTGGAATGGGTAAAGATTTATATGAAAATCATTCTTTAGCCAAAGAACTGTTCGAAAAGGCGAATGAAATTCTTGGTTTTCGCATTACCGATATTATGTTTAACGGTACCGAAGAAGAATTAAAGCAAACTAAAGTTACTCAGCCTGCAATTTTTTTGCATTCGGTCATATTAGCTAAAACCATGGGCGATGCGTTTAAACCCGAAATGGTGGCGGGTCATTCTTTAGGAGAATTTTCTGCATTGGTTGCAGCCGATGCCATGACTTTTGAAGATGGATTACAATTGGTAGCTGCTCGTGCTATGGCTATGCAAAAAGCGTGCGAAAAAGAACCTTCAACAATGGCTGCTATTCTCGGTATGGATGATGCTGTTGTTGAAGAAGTTTGTGCTTCAATAGATGACGTTGTTGTACCAGCTAATTATAATAGTCCTGGACAATTAGTAATTTCTGGCAGCATATCGGGTATCGACAAAGCCATTGCTGCATTACAACAACGTGGAGCTAAACGTGCTTTAAAGTTGGTTGTTGGTGGTGCTTTCCATTCTCCTCTAATGGAACCTGCACGTGTTGAATTGGCTGCTGCTATTGAAAAAACAAATATAAAGGTTCCAATTTGCCCTATTTATCAAAATGTTACAGCCCTACCTGAAACTCAACCCGAAAAAATAAAAGCAAACTTAATAGCTCAGCTAACCGCACCTGTTCGCTGGACCCAAACCATACAAAACATGATTAAAGACGGTGCTACCAGTTTTACTGAAGTTGGACCTGGACAAGTTTTGCAAGGATTGATTAAGAAAATAGACCGTAACGCTGTTATTGCTTAG
- the rmuC gene encoding DNA recombination protein RmuC — MYILLTIVIVLLLIIIVLIFTKKEQQQPEITSKLEMLDKDLQRLENLIRDEFTRNREESQKSFKDNRTELSQTLTNFSDLLTKSVGNMNNTQKEQFEQFSNRIKELSDIFNERFKSFQEQMNVQLKENKEDLTRSLKVFQESFNQSVKDFNDIQIQKFSDLSLKQEQLKQETEQKLDKIREVVEKKLESIQQENTKKLDEMRATVDEKLQTTLEKRLSESFKLVSNRLEQVHKGLGEMQSLASDVGDLKKVLTNVKQRGVIGEIQLASILENILSPGQYQKNVKTKQNSTEYVEFAIVLPGKDENGKPVYLPIDSKFPNEDYIHLVDAYENANTDEIKNYTIRLQNAIRKSAKDIHDKYIEPPNTTDFGILFLPTEGLYAEVVRQVGLIEELNRTYKIIIAGPTTLAALLNSLQMGFRTLAIEKRSSEVWKVLQAVKTEFGNYKDVLIKAKKNIEKAGEEIEKLVTTRTNKIQQKLRDVTELPEEEAKNILDTTNVESFDEISEDEN, encoded by the coding sequence ATGTACATTTTATTGACCATTGTTATTGTTTTGTTGTTGATAATCATTGTATTAATATTTACTAAAAAAGAACAACAACAACCTGAAATTACCTCTAAACTTGAAATGTTAGATAAAGATTTGCAACGGTTAGAAAACCTGATACGCGATGAATTTACTCGTAATCGCGAGGAATCTCAAAAGTCATTCAAAGACAATCGCACGGAATTATCTCAAACACTAACCAACTTTAGTGATTTGCTTACCAAATCGGTTGGCAACATGAATAATACCCAGAAGGAACAATTTGAACAATTTTCAAATCGCATAAAAGAACTTAGCGACATTTTCAACGAACGATTTAAATCGTTTCAAGAACAAATGAATGTTCAACTCAAAGAAAATAAAGAAGATTTAACCCGAAGTTTAAAAGTATTTCAAGAGAGCTTTAATCAAAGTGTTAAAGACTTCAACGATATCCAGATTCAAAAATTCAGCGACCTTAGTCTTAAGCAAGAGCAATTAAAACAAGAAACCGAACAAAAGCTCGATAAAATACGCGAAGTAGTAGAAAAGAAACTTGAAAGTATTCAACAAGAAAACACAAAGAAACTCGACGAAATGCGTGCAACAGTGGATGAAAAACTCCAAACCACACTCGAAAAACGCTTGAGTGAATCGTTTAAATTGGTGAGCAATCGCTTAGAGCAAGTTCATAAAGGGCTTGGCGAAATGCAAAGCCTTGCTTCGGATGTAGGTGACCTCAAAAAGGTTCTTACGAATGTAAAACAGCGTGGTGTAATTGGCGAAATACAATTGGCATCTATTTTGGAAAACATATTATCGCCCGGTCAATACCAGAAAAATGTTAAAACCAAACAAAATTCGACCGAATATGTTGAATTTGCTATTGTTCTGCCCGGCAAAGACGAAAATGGTAAACCCGTATACCTCCCAATTGACTCAAAATTTCCCAACGAAGATTACATACATTTAGTAGATGCTTACGAAAACGCCAATACCGACGAAATAAAAAACTATACCATACGCTTGCAGAACGCTATACGCAAATCGGCAAAAGACATACACGACAAATATATAGAACCTCCTAATACCACTGATTTTGGCATTTTGTTCTTGCCGACCGAAGGGCTTTATGCCGAGGTAGTTCGTCAAGTAGGGCTTATCGAAGAATTGAATCGCACTTATAAAATCATTATTGCAGGACCAACTACATTAGCTGCCCTTTTAAATAGCCTACAAATGGGATTTAGAACTTTAGCTATAGAAAAGCGCAGTAGCGAAGTATGGAAAGTGCTTCAAGCCGTAAAAACTGAGTTCGGAAATTACAAAGATGTACTTATAAAAGCTAAGAAAAACATTGAAAAAGCTGGCGAAGAAATAGAAAAATTAGTAACCACACGAACCAATAAGATACAACAAAAACTAAGAGATGTTACAGAACTGCCCGAAGAAGAAGCAAAAAACATTTTAGATACAACCAACGTAGAAAGCTTTGACGAAATATCTGAAGATGAAAATTAA
- a CDS encoding tetratricopeptide repeat protein, giving the protein MKIKYLFYFFLLSIIPAKAQSVLDSLTQLVHNASHDTTRCQYLLEIGDLYENQIPDSAIYFYQQAEKLSWKNLLKVKLLSSSVAKTFANLHAKALRYRAIVLLNNNKKGPIVELLNRSLLFERITKNKKGESACYSNIGVFYQNRALYEKALEYYYKALYLSEQIQDKKGCANLYNNIANIHNYQYENKKAQSYYLKAIKLYKELNNDYLVAQGYNNLGITYKNQKKYGIATSLLNQALNIYKQFEDMARQASCYTNLGVIQYEQNHYDSAIVYYTKAIRLYELKKDSEGLLLNYVNISECLIAKYDSLTIKNQELLFLAKDYCNKALKLAYNNYYINAISYSLMKIYERLNNKLKAYEYAKIYIATKDSLFSEDKTKALAQAEALYKNEKQRYIIEKFNAQKALSQKTLEAQQATNEKQRTIIVSVIIGLILVGVLLFVVVYFLRLNQIANRKLTIKNHQITKQKEEIAIQRDEIASQRDIVMQQKAQIEAYHKALKDSIYYAENIQKATLPGENHLNQLLKNYFVLYLPRDIVSGDFYWSFSKNNFIYLAVADCTGHGVPGSLMSMMAISYLNELMHSKEQLQTNEILDLLRSHIIKSFGKSENSDKMKDGLDIVLIAVDRSKKILYFSGANNPLYIVKTNKNSSFVTHQLIELIPDKMPVGFHTLMKPFSQQTYLLEDGDMLYLSTDGFSDQFGGQEGKKLMRKRFKELLLETATLPITEQCNFLRRKLLDWKGNYPQTDDITVLAWKINE; this is encoded by the coding sequence ATGAAAATTAAATACCTCTTTTATTTTTTTCTACTTTCGATAATTCCCGCTAAAGCACAATCTGTGCTTGATTCCTTAACTCAATTAGTTCACAATGCTTCGCATGATACTACTCGATGTCAATATCTACTTGAAATTGGTGACTTATATGAAAATCAAATTCCTGACAGTGCAATTTATTTTTATCAGCAAGCCGAAAAACTTTCGTGGAAAAATTTATTAAAAGTTAAGCTATTAAGCTCATCTGTTGCTAAAACTTTTGCCAACTTACATGCTAAAGCGCTTCGTTATAGGGCTATTGTACTGTTAAACAACAATAAAAAAGGACCTATAGTAGAATTACTTAATCGTTCGCTACTGTTTGAGAGGATAACGAAGAATAAAAAAGGCGAATCAGCCTGTTATTCTAACATAGGCGTTTTTTATCAAAACAGGGCTTTATACGAAAAGGCATTAGAATATTATTACAAAGCACTTTATTTAAGCGAACAAATACAAGACAAAAAAGGATGCGCCAATCTTTATAATAATATTGCCAATATTCATAATTATCAATACGAAAACAAAAAAGCTCAAAGTTATTATTTGAAAGCAATAAAACTATATAAAGAGCTTAATAACGATTATTTAGTGGCTCAAGGATACAATAATTTAGGTATTACATATAAAAATCAAAAAAAATATGGTATAGCAACTTCGTTGTTGAATCAAGCGTTGAATATTTACAAACAGTTTGAAGATATGGCAAGACAAGCTTCTTGCTATACCAATTTAGGAGTAATACAATACGAACAAAATCATTACGATTCAGCTATTGTTTATTACACAAAAGCCATAAGATTGTATGAATTGAAAAAAGATAGCGAGGGATTGTTATTAAATTATGTGAATATTTCCGAATGTCTTATTGCTAAATACGATTCTCTAACAATCAAAAATCAAGAACTCCTATTTTTAGCAAAAGATTATTGTAATAAGGCTTTAAAATTAGCATATAATAATTATTACATAAATGCAATTAGTTATTCGTTGATGAAAATATATGAACGGTTAAATAATAAATTAAAGGCATATGAATATGCAAAAATATACATAGCAACCAAAGACAGTCTTTTTTCTGAAGATAAAACCAAAGCTTTGGCACAAGCAGAGGCATTGTATAAAAACGAGAAACAACGATACATAATTGAAAAGTTTAATGCACAAAAAGCATTAAGCCAAAAAACGCTCGAAGCTCAACAAGCAACTAATGAAAAACAACGAACCATTATTGTTTCGGTCATAATAGGTCTTATTTTAGTAGGTGTGTTGTTGTTTGTTGTTGTATATTTTCTTCGTCTTAATCAAATTGCCAACCGAAAACTAACCATTAAAAATCATCAAATTACCAAACAAAAAGAAGAAATCGCTATTCAACGCGACGAAATAGCAAGCCAACGCGACATAGTAATGCAACAAAAAGCTCAAATTGAAGCTTATCATAAAGCATTAAAAGATAGTATTTATTATGCCGAAAATATACAAAAAGCAACTTTACCTGGAGAAAATCATTTAAATCAATTACTTAAAAATTATTTTGTTCTTTATTTGCCGCGTGATATTGTTAGTGGCGACTTTTATTGGTCTTTTTCTAAAAACAATTTTATTTACTTGGCTGTTGCCGATTGTACTGGGCATGGGGTTCCTGGATCTTTGATGAGTATGATGGCCATTTCTTACCTGAACGAGTTGATGCATTCGAAAGAGCAATTGCAAACCAACGAAATTTTAGATTTGCTTAGATCGCACATTATAAAATCGTTTGGAAAGAGCGAAAATTCGGATAAAATGAAAGATGGACTCGACATTGTTCTTATAGCAGTGGATAGAAGCAAAAAAATTTTATACTTTTCGGGAGCCAATAATCCTCTTTACATAGTTAAGACAAATAAAAATTCTTCATTTGTAACCCATCAACTTATTGAACTCATTCCAGACAAAATGCCAGTGGGTTTTCATACCCTTATGAAGCCATTTAGTCAACAAACCTATTTACTTGAAGACGGTGATATGCTTTATTTATCAACCGATGGATTTTCTGACCAATTTGGAGGACAAGAGGGTAAAAAACTTATGCGCAAACGTTTTAAAGAATTGCTACTAGAAACGGCCACTTTACCAATTACTGAGCAATGCAATTTTTTGAGACGAAAACTCTTAGATTGGAAAGGAAATTATCCTCAAACTGATGATATAACTGTTTTAGCATGGAAAATAAATGAATAG